One region of Mangifera indica cultivar Alphonso chromosome 3, CATAS_Mindica_2.1, whole genome shotgun sequence genomic DNA includes:
- the LOC123211048 gene encoding collagen alpha-1(IV) chain-like isoform X2, with the protein MSSKYLAVLFLLGIVLFITSSLADNHHDPPKNEHMPPENKSPKHKPPHGHMLVEEVDDSHKPNFPRHGGKGEKQPPQKPHFPGHGGKGEKQPPKHKPPHGHKLEEEVEDSHKPNFPGHGGKGEKKPPKEPNFPGNGGKGEKEPPQTPNFPGHGGKGEKEPPQTPNFPGHGGKGEKEPPQTPNFPGHGGKGEKKPPKEPNFPGHGGKGEKQPPKKPYFPGHGGKGEKEPPKHKPPTHGEKEPPPYHKPPYKPPSAN; encoded by the exons ATGTCTTCCAAATACTTAGCTGTGTTGTTCCTTCTTGGAATCGTTCTTTTCATCACTTCCTCACTTGCTGATAATCATCACGATCCTCCCAAAAATGAGCATATGCCACCAGAAAATAAATCACCAAAACACAAACCACCACACGGACACATGTTGGTAGAGGAGGTTGACGACTCACACAAGCCCAATTTCCCAAGACATGGTGGAAAGGGAGAGAAGCAACCACCCCAGAAGCCGCATTTCCCAGGACACGGTGGCAAGGGTGAGAAACAACCGCCGAAACACAAGCCACCGCATGGACACAAGTTGGAGGAGGAAGTTGAGGACTCACACAAGCCTAATTTCCCAGGACACGGTGGCAAGGGAGAGAAGAAACCTCCTAAAGAGCCTAATTTCCCAGGAAATGGTGGCAAGGGAGAGAAGGAACCACCCCAAACGCCTAATTTCCCAGGACATGGTGGCAAGGGAGAGAAGGAACCACCCCAAACACCTAATTTCCCAGGAC ACGGTGGCAAGGGAGAGAAGGAACCACCCCAAACACCTAATTTCCCAGGACATGGTGGCAAAGGAGAAAAAAAGCCACCCAAAGAGCCTAATTTCCCAGGGCATGGTGGCAAGGGAGAGAAGCAACCACCCAAGAAACCGTATTTCCCCGGCCACGGTGGCAAGGGCGAGAAGGAGCCACCTAAGCACAAGCCACCAACTCATGGAGAGAAGGAACCACCACCCTACCACAAGCCACCTTATAAGCCTCCATCAGCCAATTGA
- the LOC123211048 gene encoding collagen alpha-3(IV) chain-like isoform X1 — translation MSSKYLAVLFLLGIVLFITSSLADNHHDPPKNEHMPPENKSPKHKPPHGHMLVEEVDDSHKPNFPRHGGKGEKQPPQKPHFPGHGGKGEKQPPKHKPPHGHKLEEEVEDSHKPNFPGHGGKGEKEPPQTPNFPGHGGKGEKEPPQTPNFPGHGGKGEKMPPKEPNFPGHGGKGEKEPPQTPNFPGHGGKGEKKPPKEPNFPGHGGKGEKQPPKKPYFPGHGGKGEKEPPKHKPPTHGEKEPPPYHKPPYKPPSAN, via the exons ATGTCTTCCAAATACTTAGCTGTGTTGTTCCTTCTTGGAATCGTTCTTTTCATCACTTCCTCACTTGCTGATAATCATCACGATCCTCCCAAAAATGAGCATATGCCACCAGAAAATAAATCACCAAAACACAAACCACCACACGGACACATGTTGGTAGAGGAGGTTGACGACTCACACAAGCCCAATTTCCCAAGACATGGTGGAAAGGGAGAGAAGCAACCACCCCAGAAGCCGCATTTCCCAGGACACGGTGGCAAGGGTGAGAAACAACCGCCGAAACACAAGCCACCGCATGGACACAAGTTGGAGGAGGAAGTTGAGGACTCACACAAGCCTAATTTCCCAGGACACG GTGGCAAGGGAGAGAAGGAACCACCCCAAACGCCTAATTTCCCAGGACATGGTGGCAAGGGAGAGAAGGAACCACCCCAAACACCTAATTTCCCAGGACATGGCGGCAAAGGAGAGAAAATGCCACCCAAAGAGCCTAATTTCCCGGGACACGGTGGCAAGGGAGAGAAGGAACCACCCCAAACACCTAATTTCCCAGGACATGGTGGCAAAGGAGAAAAAAAGCCACCCAAAGAGCCTAATTTCCCAGGGCATGGTGGCAAGGGAGAGAAGCAACCACCCAAGAAACCGTATTTCCCCGGCCACGGTGGCAAGGGCGAGAAGGAGCCACCTAAGCACAAGCCACCAACTCATGGAGAGAAGGAACCACCACCCTACCACAAGCCACCTTATAAGCCTCCATCAGCCAATTGA